Part of the Candidatus Methanogranum gryphiswaldense genome, CTCCAGAGAGAAGAACTGGGTGGAAGGCGCCAGAGATTGGTGCATAACCCGTCAGAGATATTGGGGAATACCGCTTCCTGTCTGGGAATGTAAATGCGGCGAGGTCAAGATAGCAGGACAGTACAAAGATCTGGAATCAGGAGATGGTTATACTCCAGGAATGGACACTCACAGACCTTGGATCGATAACGTGACATTCAAATGCCCTAAATGCGGCCAAACCATGCACAGGATCCCAGACGTACTTGATGTTTGGTTCGACTCCGGTGTGGCCTCGTGGGCAGAACTTGGATATCCTGCAAAGAAAGAGGAATTCGATGCATGGTGGCCTCCAAGATTCATAGTTGAAGCACACGATCAAACAAGAGGTTGGTTCTACACCCAATTAGGTGCAGGTGTCGTATCCTTCGACAAGGCGCCCTATGATGAGGTGATGATGCACGGTTGGATGCTGGACATGAAGGGTGAGAAACTTTCCAAATCCAAAGGAAACTCCGTCGATCCCTCAGAGATCATACAGAAGGTAGGAAGAGACCCATTGAGACTCTATATGGTGGAAAGCAACGCCCCTTGGGAAGATACGTCATTCCAATGGAATCCCAAGAACTCTAACCCCGAGAAGAACAGTGGGCCCAGCAACTCCAGAAAGACCCTTAACACATTCTGGAATGTGGTCAATTTCGCATCGACCTATATGATGATCGACGATTATGATCCAGATGCCCATACTTTGGGATCAGTGGATAAATATCTGAGGAATGAAGACCGCTGGATGCTTTCTAGAACTGAAAAACTGAAGAAAGCAGTGACGGAAGGCCTTGAAACAAAAGAATTGCACAAGGCGGCTCGTGCCATTGACAACTACATAATGGAGGATCTTTCCAGATGGTATGTACGTCTAGTCAGGGACAGAAGCTGGTCAGAGAATGAAGACGCTGAGAACGATAAGGTCGCATCTTACTTCATACTCCACCATGCTATCATGAACACCGCACTTGTTATGGCACCTTTCGTTCCGCATATCGCAGAAGAGGTATACCTCCATATGGGCGGCAAATTAGAATCTGTGCACATGGAAGATTGGGTCAACTGCAATGAAGAATTGATCAATGACGAACTTGAATACAGCATGTCGCTCATACAGGGTATAATTGAGATCGTGGCCTCAGAAAGAGCAAAGATGGGAAGCAAACTCAGATGGCCGCTGAAAGAGGTCTTCATCAGTGGCAACAACGATAAGGTGAACGATTCTATCAGGATTTTTGATGCTGTTCTTGCACAACAAGGGAATATCAAAACGATCGGATACATAAAACCCCAAGGATTTGCAGAAAGTACTGATATGGAACCTGTGGAATTCACCGAGGGTAGGATATTCATCGACTTTGAAGTGACCCCTGATATCGAGGCAGAGGGATATGCGAGAGAATTGATACGCAGGATCCAGCAGATGCGCAAGGATATGAAGCTCAATGTGGAACAGTACATAAACTGCGACATAAGGGCCGAACCATACTTGGTAGAATTGTTCGAGACCTGGAAGGATCACATCTCAACCGAGGTCAGAGCCAAGAAATTGGTATTCACGGACAGCCCTGACGGACAAGAGGTCAAGACCTGGGACGTTACTGGAAAGGACATCGAGATCGGTATCAGTTCAGCAGAACAATAAAAAACGGGGGGAAATCCCCCAACTTAATTTATTTTATCTCACGGATCAAGAAGTTTGAGAAGAACATCATATGTCTTTACGACCATCTTGGGATCTTTCTTTATCTCTTCTATCGTAAGCCACTCAAACTCTACATTCTCATTGTTCAAAACAGGTTCTGCAGAATCCAATCTGTATATGAATGGCGTGACCTCCCACAGAATGTTGCCTTCTCTCACAAAGAAAGGCTTCATCTCCTTGTCTGGTTTTCCAACAGGTATCTGAGTTTCCTCCATTATCTCTCTTATAGAGGCCTCGATCGGGGACTCCCCTGGTTCTATCTTGCCAGCAACAAGCGAGTGCCCTCCTGGAAACGACCTGGCCGTTTCCGGCCTGTGTAGGACCAGGATCCTCCCATTGACAACAATGGCAGAAGATACCGTCCTTATACAACTGACGCTCTCGATACAAACGGAACCATCGGTACCATTAACAGTAACAATATCTCCCTCCCTCAAAAGGTCTGTATCTATCATATCCACCATAGGGATCGACGAGATTACGGCTCCGGTCGTGACGATCGTCTCCGCCAGTTTATTTATGATCGCAACAGGCGCCTTACCATGAACCATCAGATCATACATTACGAACGAACCCACTGTACTTCCTTTTCCGTTGGTGAAAACAAAAACCTTACCTGAGATGTTGCTGCCTTCCCTGACCCTCAGATCTCCTGTAACGGTATCCACACCGCCAAGAAAACTGAATGCTTCGTCCAATTTTACGACCTTTCCCTTGACAAGTCCCTGAGATATCGCCCTTCCTTTGATCATCATGAGATCACCTTCAGAAGCGATGATATGTCATGGCACATCGCTTTTTGTGAACAGAGTGTGGGTAAATAATTGCCTGCTTTTGCAGAATCTGTTCCTGTACGCTGGAATGTTCCCTCTATCGGAGAAACAACCATGCATGTATCCGCCAATACAGGTCCGAACTTCTCCATTATCCTTACTTCCTCAGGACACTGATCTCTGATGGATGCAGACGTACAGAACCATATCTCAACGTCCTTGTTATTTTTCTTTTTTCCTTTGAGCAATGCAGCGATATCTTTCATCTCTTTGACAGTAAGATGTGGACATCCGAGAGCTATCAACTGAACATCATCTGCCGTATTGAGCTTATCGTATGCCTTCTTCAATTCCTCTTTGCCGATCTTGATGGTCTCCAGACCGGTGATGTCGAATTTGTTGGCCTCAGGCGTAACTCCTTCTACGTGGAACAATGCTACTGAACCAGATGCTGCCATTGCGGCGGCCATGGTCTTAACGTCCTCCAGAACTGGAGATATGCCTTTGAAATATGGTACGCCGCTTCCGATAGCCATACCGACCGCCTGACCAAGCATGGAATGACTGAATACAGATCCATCTATTTCAGCATCGATTATGACCGTGGGTTTCCTGTTCTCATCAAGATGAAGCCCATAATTCGCTGTCTTTCCTATTATTGCCGCGGCCAATGCCCCTGGACCCCCCTCACGGTTTGTCCTTGCTCCAATGTAACTATTTGCGAAAGAAAGAGCAGATGATTCTGCCCATGCGATATGATCCCCGAACTTGGGAACGTTGTCCCCAACATATGGTGTGCAGGAACATGTCGTCTTTATTCCCATACTGCCATAGAGTTCGATTATCTTGAGCTGTTTCTCAGCAAAATCAGACTTTATATGCATCTCTTTCCATCTTTTCCTGTCCATTCCCACAGGATTCAATGTTGACAATACAGATACCTTGGCGCCACTGGCCACAATATCCTCGAGATACTTCAGACCACCATCTCCGATGGTCTTATATGATGCTCCGGATAAATGTGCAGAAGTTATATTCACCAGATTCTTCGCACCATAAACCTTTCCAAGCGCAACGACCAATTCCATGGCCTTTTGCACACCTTCGCCTTTCTCGCCATCAAGAATTGACTGCTCTTCCTTGGTGAGTTCCATGAGACGGTGAATATCTTTCACTGATTAATTTGTTCTTATCAAGATCAAAGACCGCACATTTTGTTAACATGGATATATAATCGCGTTACAGAGACTGTGACGTTCATATCGGTAATAATTGTGGAAAAGGAAAAATAAGAGGTTTGACGAGTTTCCTTCACTTAATGCGAAATCACTCGAATTTGTTTCCAATTCCGCCACCGGCAATGATTGTACCGGCTGTGAGAATTGCTGTTGCGATTGCGAGACTGTCTGCTGAGACATCTCCTACTCCAACGAGCCCGACTCCAAGTTTTATGATGAAGGCGAGGATGATGAAGTAGATGATCGCGAAGATCAAATACAAGATGAACGCAGCTATTGCGTAGAGTATTCCTTTTACATCCATTCTAACACTTTCCTTACCTCAAGTAGAGGCAATAATAATTCAATTGTACAGTATTTAAAACTTTGTCTAAAAAATATGTAGCCAGACTTATAAAAATACTATTACTCCATTAATCCGACCCAAATACACACTCAAAATATTATTCATATTCCATCGTATTTTGATGCGTCTAAATGAACATTGCAGAAACTATTAAATTATTTTAAACCTAAAATATTGTAAAAATTCTCGATCATATTCAAAAATTTTCTTCCCAAAAAAATCAGAAACTATTATCCATTATCATTATACCTCCACAAGATGGACATATGGTCAACGGACAGAAAACAACTTTATCACATTGAGGGCAGAACATGAGTAAGTAATCTAATTTTATAAATTTAAACATTACCAAACACAGGAATATATGCTTACGCGACTCATACAAGTGAGCTCGCCGGGATTCGAACCCGGGTCTAAGGCTCCGGAAGCCCCTATGCTATCCAGGCTATACTACGAGCCCATTAAAAACGATGAAACCAAAAATGATTTTACTGGAAGATAGATAGTTTGCCAGGAGGTTAGATACTCCTCCCGGCGATCCTGAGGCTCCTCTTTGAGAGGGAGGGAGCCGAATGAAGATTCTTCCGATCATTCTTTCTTGCTGAACTCGGTGTAACCGCAGTTCCCGCAAGAAACACGATCCTTGTGCGTCGCCATGAAGACCCCGGGTCCACACTTCGGGCACGAGGGTTTGGTCCTGATTAACTTGATGCCGTCGATCTTGTACGCATCTTTCTTTGCCTTTGATTTTACCGCTTTTTTAGCTGGTGCTTTTGCTTTTGCTGCTGCTGCCATTCAAATCACTCCTTAGCGGGCGCCGCGGGTGCTGCCTCTTTCTCGATTCCATTCCTCTTCAAGAGATATTCACTCTCGAACTCGAGTGCTGCCTCTTTGGAATCGTAAACCTTTGCGTATCCTTCTGATTTCCCGATTCCGTAAACGGACTCGACCGAATCTATGACTACACAGTTTCTCTTTGTCTTGAGCTTCTTTGAAAGCTCTTCCGCGATTACATTCCTGCCGGGAGTTGACTGTCCGACATGCTCTAATGTGAAGTAAACCTCTGCTCTCTTCATCAGAGGGTTCTTTTTCTGCTCTTTAATTTCCATCTTCATTCTAACTCCTCCATTTGTTCTATGAGTAGTTCAATTTCCCTTTGGATGTCTTTGTCCGTGGTGATCAATTTCATCCCCACCCCTGGCCACCCATAGATTATATATGAGCCTAAAGGTGCAACGAGTATACATGGCATCG contains:
- the ileS gene encoding isoleucine--tRNA ligase: MIKQIRANYDAPTIEKEIQNYWNSVNAYEKTKALRANGDKFYFVDGPPYTSGNVHLGTALNKTIKDILIRYWRMKGYNVRDQPGFDMHGLPIEVQVEKKIGVHSKKEIEEGGIDKFVDACKKHAYALQADMTEQFKDLGVWMDWDHPYQTLRLDFMESAWWTVQRAYDRGLLKPSNRVVTWCPRCETALAEAEIEYWDETDPSVMVRFPLKNNNDVSLVIWTTTPWTLPANMAVAAHPECEYAEVRLSGPKGTETVICMESQITHVVKKGGYETSEILRKMSGKDLKGLEYIPPFEIDPKYTRPNEWTFKVVNADYVEKDNTGLVHTAPGFGPDDYETGKKHNITPFCPVGESGRYTDEFPMMSGRKVKTVNEDVILYLNEKGILFNSEKVTHRYGHCWRCKSPIIYRNTRQWFINIPAVKDTMMSEIDRVKWTPEWAGASREKNWVEGARDWCITRQRYWGIPLPVWECKCGEVKIAGQYKDLESGDGYTPGMDTHRPWIDNVTFKCPKCGQTMHRIPDVLDVWFDSGVASWAELGYPAKKEEFDAWWPPRFIVEAHDQTRGWFYTQLGAGVVSFDKAPYDEVMMHGWMLDMKGEKLSKSKGNSVDPSEIIQKVGRDPLRLYMVESNAPWEDTSFQWNPKNSNPEKNSGPSNSRKTLNTFWNVVNFASTYMMIDDYDPDAHTLGSVDKYLRNEDRWMLSRTEKLKKAVTEGLETKELHKAARAIDNYIMEDLSRWYVRLVRDRSWSENEDAENDKVASYFILHHAIMNTALVMAPFVPHIAEEVYLHMGGKLESVHMEDWVNCNEELINDELEYSMSLIQGIIEIVASERAKMGSKLRWPLKEVFISGNNDKVNDSIRIFDAVLAQQGNIKTIGYIKPQGFAESTDMEPVEFTEGRIFIDFEVTPDIEAEGYARELIRRIQQMRKDMKLNVEQYINCDIRAEPYLVELFETWKDHISTEVRAKKLVFTDSPDGQEVKTWDVTGKDIEIGISSAEQ
- a CDS encoding DUF126 domain-containing protein → MMIKGRAISQGLVKGKVVKLDEAFSFLGGVDTVTGDLRVREGSNISGKVFVFTNGKGSTVGSFVMYDLMVHGKAPVAIINKLAETIVTTGAVISSIPMVDMIDTDLLREGDIVTVNGTDGSVCIESVSCIRTVSSAIVVNGRILVLHRPETARSFPGGHSLVAGKIEPGESPIEASIREIMEETQIPVGKPDKEMKPFFVREGNILWEVTPFIYRLDSAEPVLNNENVEFEWLTIEEIKKDPKMVVKTYDVLLKLLDP
- a CDS encoding aconitase X catalytic domain-containing protein, coding for MELTKEEQSILDGEKGEGVQKAMELVVALGKVYGAKNLVNITSAHLSGASYKTIGDGGLKYLEDIVASGAKVSVLSTLNPVGMDRKRWKEMHIKSDFAEKQLKIIELYGSMGIKTTCSCTPYVGDNVPKFGDHIAWAESSALSFANSYIGARTNREGGPGALAAAIIGKTANYGLHLDENRKPTVIIDAEIDGSVFSHSMLGQAVGMAIGSGVPYFKGISPVLEDVKTMAAAMAASGSVALFHVEGVTPEANKFDITGLETIKIGKEELKKAYDKLNTADDVQLIALGCPHLTVKEMKDIAALLKGKKKNNKDVEIWFCTSASIRDQCPEEVRIMEKFGPVLADTCMVVSPIEGTFQRTGTDSAKAGNYLPTLCSQKAMCHDISSLLKVIS
- a CDS encoding 30S ribosomal protein S27ae encodes the protein MAAAAKAKAPAKKAVKSKAKKDAYKIDGIKLIRTKPSCPKCGPGVFMATHKDRVSCGNCGYTEFSKKE
- a CDS encoding 30S ribosomal protein S24e — translated: MKMEIKEQKKNPLMKRAEVYFTLEHVGQSTPGRNVIAEELSKKLKTKRNCVVIDSVESVYGIGKSEGYAKVYDSKEAALEFESEYLLKRNGIEKEAAPAAPAKE